The region TGGAGGTCGCCTACGCGATTGGCCGGGCGAATCCCGTCTCACTGCGGGTGGACACCTACGGCACGGGCACCGTGAGCGACGAGCGGCTGGCCGAGCTGGTGGGCGAACACTTCGACGCCCGCCCGCAGGCGATTATCGCCGAGCTGGACCTGCTGCGGCCCATCTACGCGCAGACGGCCGCCTACGGGCACTTCGGCCGCCCCGAGTTCCCCTGGGAGCAGACCGGGAAGGCGGAGGCGCTGCGAGACGCGGCGCAGGCCGTGACGACCGCCTGAGCGCAAGCACTCCCCTCTCCCCCACGGCCCGGCGGGTGCGTGGGGGCTTTTTATTCCGTTCCGGCCGCTCGCCCGGCGTCCCGCGCCGCGTACACGTCCGCGAACTTGCGGCGCAGGGCGGCGGCCGAGGCGCGGGGCACCATCTCGGAGATGTCGCCGCCGTAGCTGGCGATCTCGCGGACCATCGTGGAACTGACAAAGCTCCAGCGGGTCGCCGCCATGATGAACACCGTCTCCACTTCCCCGATCTGGCGGTTGAGATGCGCGATCTGGAGTTCGTACTCGTAGTCAGACACCGCCCGCAGCCCGCGCAGGATCAACCCCTGCTGCTGCTGCGCCATGTAGTCCACCAGCAGCCCGCCGAAGGTGTCCACGCCGACGTTGGGCAGGTGCGCGGTCGCCTCGTGCAGGATCGCCAGCCGCTCGTCCAGCGTGAAGAGGTGCTTGCCCTGCTTGCGGGCGTTGTGCATCACGGTGACGGTCACGTGGTCGAAGATGCGCGAGGCCCGCGTCAGCACGTCCATGTGGCCGCTGGTGATGGGGTCGAAGGAACCGGGAAAGACCGCGTTCATGTGGCCCCGATCTTATCCGCCCCGGCGCCTTCCTCCCGCCGGTAGAGGGTCAGGAGGTTGCTGCCGTACACCCGCTCCTCTCGCTCCCAGCCGGGGGCATCGTCCAGGCGCACCTGCACCGGATGCTGGCAGACGAGCAGGCCGCCGGGCGCCACCACGCCCGAAGCGAGCAAGCGGCGGGTCAGCGCCGGGATGTCCTGGGCGTAGGGCGGGTCGCTGAACACCACGTCGAACTCGCCGAGGCGCCCCAGCAGCGCCGACGCGTCCCCGCGCACCACCCGCACGGGCAGGTCCAGGGTGCGGGCGTTGCCCTCGATGGCCCGCACCGCCGCCGCGTCCTTTTCGATCAGGGTCGCCGCATAGCCCCGGCTGGCGGCCTCCAGCCCCACCGCGCCGCTGCCGCCGTGCAGGTCGAGAAAGCGCCCCGAGGGAGCGCGGGTGGCGAGCAGGTCGAACAGGCTCTTGCGGACCCGCGCCCCACTGGGCCGGGCACTCGCAGGCACCTTGAGGGCGCGGCCTTTGGCGCTCCCGGCCAGAATGCGGACACTCATCGGCAGGCAGGGTAACGCACCCAGGGCACCGCCAGGAAACGCCATGTGCGCCCCTGCCGATTTCGCGGCGGCCCGATGCTCTAGCCTGAACCGAGTCCAACTTCGCCATTGCACCGCGCTGCTCGCCTCCCGGGAGGAGTCCCCATGACACAGCCCACGTCTGCCGACCTTCAGGCCCTCTTCGAAGCGCAGGGGCGGCACCGTTGGCGGGCCGCGCGGGCCACCGCCCCCGAGCGGCAGGCCCTGCTGCGGCGGCTGGGGGCAGGCATCCAGCGCCACCGGGCCGCACTGGCCGAAGCACTCGCCCTCGACCTGGGCAAGAGCCGCGCCGAGGCGGAAATCACCGAGCTGCACGCGACGATGGAGGAGCTGAACCACGCCGTGCGCCACCTCCCGCGCTGGATGGCGCCCC is a window of Deinococcus terrestris DNA encoding:
- the coaD gene encoding pantetheine-phosphate adenylyltransferase; translation: MNAVFPGSFDPITSGHMDVLTRASRIFDHVTVTVMHNARKQGKHLFTLDERLAILHEATAHLPNVGVDTFGGLLVDYMAQQQQGLILRGLRAVSDYEYELQIAHLNRQIGEVETVFIMAATRWSFVSSTMVREIASYGGDISEMVPRASAAALRRKFADVYAARDAGRAAGTE
- a CDS encoding RsmD family RNA methyltransferase, encoding MSVRILAGSAKGRALKVPASARPSGARVRKSLFDLLATRAPSGRFLDLHGGSGAVGLEAASRGYAATLIEKDAAAVRAIEGNARTLDLPVRVVRGDASALLGRLGEFDVVFSDPPYAQDIPALTRRLLASGVVAPGGLLVCQHPVQVRLDDAPGWEREERVYGSNLLTLYRREEGAGADKIGAT